Genomic window (Kwoniella dendrophila CBS 6074 chromosome 1, complete sequence):
GTATTATCAgtcaaatcagcttcagcatatAAACCAGCTTCAGAGAATCGTTTTGTAACTTGTTGAGCATATTCAACGTATGGTTTAGCAACTGGAATAACGACAACTTGTCTAGGAGATAACCAGAATGGCCTACATTCCAATGGTTTGTTGTCAGTAAAATTCTTGCATACACGAAAACTTAGTGGCATTGAACATgctgaaaatggtttaactCACCATTTGCCAGCTGATGATTCGGTGATGATAGCAATGAATCGTTCTAATGAACCTAAGATAGCTCTGTGGATCATAACAGGTCTAGAGAATTGAGATCCTGGagcatcatctttagcttgttcagcagaATGGTATTTGAGGTTGAATCGTTCAGGAAGGTTGAAATCAAGCTAGAGAAAGTATCGAAATCGTTTTAGCTTAGGCAACACCCATATTTCTCAACAGCTTACTTGAATAGTACCACATTGCCAGTTTCTCTTTAATGCATCGGTGAGTTGGAAATCAAGCTAAATGATGGAGAAACCTGGTATTTAGCTAGATGGACGGAATAACGCTCAATATGTCTTTGACTCACTTTTGGACCGTAGAAAgcagcatcttcttcattaacGTGCCAATTTCCTGGAACTCTCTTTTCTAAAACTTCTCTTAAAGTAGCTTCAGATTTATCCCAAACAGCAAGATCACCCATCCATTTCTTTGGATTTCTAGTTGACAAACCAACTTTATAAGAGAATCCAAATGGTTTGTAAACAGCATCAAGGAAATCAAATGCTCCATATAATTCAGATTCTACTTGATCAGGTGTACAGAAAATGTGTGCTACGCAAAAAGAAAACATATCAGCTATGTTACTGACTTCAACTGGAAAACATACTTACCATCATCTTGTACGAATCTTCTTACTCTAGTCAAACCAGATAAAGCACCACTAGCTTCATTTCGATGTAAAACACCAAATTCAGCGAACCTTAATGGTAATTCCTTATAGGATCTTTCTCTAGAATCGAAGATTACACAATGTCCAGGACAGTTCATTGGTTTTAATGCaaattgttcttcttcactcTTTAACTGGAACATATCTTCGGAATAGTTTTGCCAATGTCCTGAAGTTTGCCATAATTTTGCGTTGAAGATGTTTGGTGAGCCAACTATATGAATAGAAGATCGTCAGCTATTGGTCGCAAGCATGATTGCTAGACAGCTTACCTTCGGAGAAACCTCTTTTGAAGTATTCAGCCTAGATAAACATATCAGCTGGGTTTTCAAAACAGCTTGTTTTCGCGCTACTTTGACTTACCTTGATGAAGTTCATGAGAGTATTGTAGATTCTCATACCGTGAGGTAAGAAGAAAGCACTACCGGGACTGACatcgttgaagatgaaaagttCTTGTTCTTTACCGATCTTTCGGTGATCTCgtttagcagcttcttcaagatATTTCTTGTACTCTTTCATTCGATCGTTGTCAGGAAATGACATTCCATATACTCGTTGGAAGGTATCGTTTTTAGCGTCACCGAGGAAATAAGATGAAGAGTTCTGGTAGAATTGTCAAGTTAGCTTATCTCTATCTGGAATCCTTCCTCATCCAGATTGGGTTGCTTACTTTAGTGACAGCAAGAGACTTGATTCTACCGGTATGAGGAACGTGAGGACCAAGACATAAATCGATCAATGGACCACATTTATATACGGTAGTCCTTGTTCCATCAGGTACTTTATCGTTAATATAATGTTGCTTGTATTTGTTGTACTGTACGGAGGGTTTGCAATCGTTAAATTACATTTGCACCTTGaatcataataataaactcactttgaacATCTCTAATAAAGtttcttttggtaattctaATCTTTCAAAAGGTTGTTTTTCTTTGACAGTTAATTTACAAACATCTTCTATACCTTtataatcttcttgactAATTGTTCTATCATTTGCTAAAGACATATCATAAAagaaaccaccttcttctaaaggtgGACCATAACCTAAACAACAACcatcaaatcttctttcacaagcttcacctaaaacatgTGCAGATGAATGCCAAAATACTTGTCTTGCTTCATAATTATTGTCTGGTGAATCGAAATCTAATAATTTCAAATCACATGAAGATTCTAAAGGTCTAGTTAAATCCCataattcttgattattcACTTTAGCAATTATAACTTTATCTGCTAATCCAGGTGAAATTCCTCTTGCAACTTCTAAAGGTGTAGTTTCCCATGCTTTTCCTTCAATTTTTTTACCATCAGGTAATGTAACTGTGATTTCCACACGTTCTTGTTCTATCCCAAAATAACGTAAGAGATTAGCACTCCCTTTTTTATAGTATCTCTCGCATTGAATTGTGGTATATGAATTTATGATATGCTTAACTTACTAGCTAcaaattcttcatattcGGCTTTGTATTTATTGTAAATTTCGATTCTTTCAGCAAAGAATTCGGGTGCAGGATTAAGTTCTAAtggtccaccacctccaccacctttcttgtctttcttctcctttttatttggtttagcaccatcaccacctaatttCTTATTGGGCTGAGCGGCTTGAGCAGGAGCAGCAGTGGCGTCTACCAAAGCTTCTGCAGGTTTAGCAGGTTCTGATGTAGATTGAACGGGATGAGCGGCAGCGGACATATTGCTTTGTTTTCGTATAAAGTTGATAGGTTGATGAAGAGCAGGTGAAGAGATTAAAGGAATGAGCCGGTATCCAGCGAAAAAGTTGCTTTGAACAGCAGGGAATAAGACTCTTGAGCCAAGTAGAGGTCTGATGAGCATGTACGCCTTTGTCTAAGGCAAGTTTCGAGTCGTCAAGTGGTGTATAAAGGAGTATCTAAGCCAGTATATAACAATGTTCTCTGCATAATTTCAATCTCATTCGACTCAAGCAATTGTATCTTGAACACCAACTTTTTGTTCTCCG
Coding sequences:
- a CDS encoding threonine-tRNA ligase — translated: MSAAAHPVQSTSEPAKPAEALVDATAAPAQAAQPNKKLGGDGAKPNKKEKKDKKGGGGGGPLELNPAPEFFAERIEIYNKYKAEYEEFVAKQERVEITVTLPDGKKIEGKAWETTPLEVARGISPGLADKVIIAKVNNQELWDLTRPLESSCDLKLLDFDSPDNNYEARQVFWHSSAHVLGEACERRFDGCCLGYGPPLEEGGFFYDMSLANDRTISQEDYKGIEDVCKLTVKEKQPFERLELPKETLLEMFKYNKYKQHYINDKVPDGTRTTVYKCGPLIDLCLGPHVPHTGRIKSLAVTKNSSSYFLGDAKNDTFQRVYGMSFPDNDRMKEYKKYLEEAAKRDHRKIGKEQELFIFNDVSPGSAFFLPHGMRIYNTLMNFIKAEYFKRGFSEVGSPNIFNAKLWQTSGHWQNYSEDMFQLKSEEEQFALKPMNCPGHCVIFDSRERSYKELPLRFAEFGVLHRNEASGALSGLTRVRRFVQDDAHIFCTPDQVESELYGAFDFLDAVYKPFGFSYKVGLSTRNPKKWMGDLAVWDKSEATLREVLEKRVPGNWHVNEEDAAFYGPKLDFQLTDALKRNWQCGTIQLDFNLPERFNLKYHSAEQAKDDAPGSQFSRPVMIHRAILGSLERFIAIITESSAGKWPFWLSPRQVVVIPVAKPYVEYAQQVTKRFSEAGLYAEADLTDNTLNKKIRNAQTAQWNFIMVVGQDEMDSQSVNIRNRDDEVQGREETVKLDQAVEKLIALKETKAAISKL